One region of Pieris rapae chromosome Z, ilPieRapa1.1, whole genome shotgun sequence genomic DNA includes:
- the LOC110993413 gene encoding aldo-keto reductase AKR2E4-like, producing MAQVCDSDGGKAPRIPLNDGNFMPAIGLATIGFDEDGQEEEDVENPVTWALNAGYRMIDTASGYENEEDVGKGILKSNIPREQIFITTKLGLDEQRDVVHALRGSLKRLNTSYVDLYLIHNPVALMPNDTSFDIIDYLDTWKGMEEAKRLGLAKSIGISNFNISQMERLLSNCEIRPAVLQVEVNLNLAQNEILEFTKRENIALMAFMPFGSLFDKTGVPPPPRVDDVTMVELAEKYKKTVPQIVLRYLVQRGISPIPHSLGKEKNEENIDIFDFELSESDMITLSEFNKNYRVFCPSFWQDHPYYPFERKETTDD from the exons ATGGCAcag GTATGCGACTCTGATGGCGGAAAAGCCCCAAGGATACCTTTGAATGATGGCAATTTCATGCCAGCCATTGGATTGGCGACGATTGGCTTTGACGAA GACggacaagaagaagaagatgtGGAGAATCCTGTGACTTGGGCACTTAATGCTGGatatag AATGATAGACACAGCCTCCGGCTATGAAAATGAAGAAGATGTTGGAAAAGGTATCCTCAAATCAAATATACCCAGGGAACAGATCTTCATTACTACtaag ctCGGTTTGGACGAACAAAGAGATGTTGTACATGCTTTACGAGGTTCTCTGAAACGTCTGAACACTTCATATGTAGACTTGTATCTGATACACAATCCCGTTGCATTGAtg CCGAACGACACTAGCTTTGATATTATAGACTATTTAGACACTTGGAAGGGCATGGAGGAAGCAAAACGCCTCGGACTCGCAAAGTCCATAGGTATTTCTAACTTCAACATAAGTCAGATGGAGCGTCTACTATCGAATTGTGAGATACGACCAGCTGTTCTGCAGGTTGag GTGAACCTAAATTTGGCCCAAAATGAAATCCTTGAATTTACAAAACGGGAAAATATCGCTTTAATGGCGTTTATGCCATTTGGTTCGCTATTTGACAAGACTGGTGTACCACCTCCACCCAGGGTTGATGACGTTACAATGGTGGAACTGGCCGagaaatataagaaaacaGTACCCCAAATTGTGCTTCGCTATTTG GTACAACGCGGTATTTCGCCTATACCACACTCATTGGGTAAAGAGAAAAACGAAGAAAATATCGACATATTCGATTTTGAACTGTCCGAATCGGATATGATTACTTTGA gtgaattcaataaaaactatcGCGTTTTTTGCCCTAGTTTCTGGCAGGACCATCCTTATTATCCTTTTGAAAGGAAAGAGACTACCGATGATTAA